Proteins co-encoded in one Xiphophorus couchianus chromosome 3, X_couchianus-1.0, whole genome shotgun sequence genomic window:
- the mtcl3 gene encoding uncharacterized protein KIAA0408 isoform X1, producing MWSAFMNGAGLQGGGGGGGYVQSQGWEFVPRSRIEKADRGRGKNRSPLRRISSPPTVFSHIQEPPIGASQTAGEGGAGTQQLEVLRGQMWPGPEPQQQQQQQQQMQNIRLKKKLEDLKKRHVQDKEEWMREKESLLRQVADIQGGENRRILLDLKTVLEEVQAEVKKEEEKRSELQLQYTRDRCAWELEKAELKCRIAQLEAREARGLGSGGLQLAAGLGSVTSQSPRESNSETSMLRREREEQRRILADTHSTAMDLRCRLDHNERDWLREKAELLERFDVERREWECQLKDMQKKIEELYCEVRSSRGGPALDSMKQDDDAVHRLSMRSTSTGSSLLSDNSRSDLLSSSTPSEPTRNPPSPGLGLNRNISTDGDSPCGFNVDVRFSQSDPLQPELLVETRSRETWKQDSLGDNKKAGGIPELEAFYCGAPDSGTPQEYVSIGSDEGLQGIPPESPLWARLSYGSDKKKNTTALNAALKEIARVSEELCSYQDEIRKKSGDKRNQSESLCPSEGCEKSFLQVEEAPCDLSQIYDDLRALQRENWIMLSPESTWRANRSSSDTWMTNTSDQYRYRDAETSPEESSDMETAAPPIPPRTSSWNLNSSNPDTELHIPESPMATMRKCHSPSVLLDRKCNSPSIVRKFEAMLQENEGKVFKDGMLTSCSIPSNSICNTGCCHNRWSCDASKLTHNKQLTYGTVQKSFSEVNILTAGKDLCPEKNSDVGKVQVFPVIQEFPVDSVSQGIQSLSPSLQGSRRNLMLERKTAEFNRTLFQAEMGRGVDVQETCFEECQPVFGTSSHILPPKDATTPSMCPDVSTDITDSYFKASPSPSIATSTKQNTESEPVQMRCASKETPSVLSLEEPHPGFKDAPKPSQSEVKHKLQKTGSFSRKSQQRATHEPPSSVITQPDESVESSNSNRENPHETKPQPARGSVSPLQPSVESKKRHVAQPRQRSDSPHQPDSSRPIPRIMNEHPWKPLTLAAYPRPEGSRSNYGAVERILKNYESAARAQQNEMVSNPTELDMLDMDPLPLSPTLRHMHPLPTAQVSLHSINEVQLKVQEDEESSVTPPSVHKNFSRPARPANRRLPSRWASRSSTSSSSPSSSPCTTPVVPASFPLQKHSSSFTYTHSFHLETVII from the exons ATGTGGAGCGCCTTTATGAATGGCGCAGGGCTGCAgggaggcggcggcggcgggggCTATGTGCAGTCCCAGGGGTGGGAGTTTGTGCCTCGCTCCAGGATTGAGAAGGCTGACAGGGGCCGGGGCAAAAACCGCAGCCCGCTAAGGAGGATCTCCTCCCCGCCCACCGTTTTCAGCCACATCCAGGAGCCCCCGATCGGCGCTTCGCAAACTGCAGGAGAGGGAGGGGCAGGGACCCAGCAGCTCGAGGTCCTCAGGGGACAAATGTGGCCGGGCCCCGaaccccagcagcagcagcagcagcagcagcaaatgcaGAACATACGGCTTAAAAAGAAACTAGAGGATCTGAAAAAGCGACACGTTCAGGATAAAGAAGAATGGATGCGAGAGAAGGAGTCCTTATTGAGACAAGTTGCTGACATCCAA GGTGGGGAGAACAGGAGGATTCTGCTGGACCTGAAGACGGTTCTGGAGGAGGTGCAGGCTGAGgtgaagaaagaggaggagaagaggagcgAGCTCCAGCTGCAGTACACCAGAGACAGATGTGCCTGGGAGCTTGAGAAAGCTGAGCTCAAATGCAGGATTGCACAG CTGGAAGCTAGAGAAGCCAGAGGATTAGGGAGCGGAGGCCTCCAGTTGGCTGCGGGTCTCGGATCGGTGACGTCACAGAGTCCCCGCGAATCGAACAGCGAGACCTCGATGCTCCGCCGGGAGAGGGAAGAGCAGCGGAGGATCCTGGCCGACACGCACTCTACAGCCATGGACCTGCGCTGTCGTCTGGATCACAACGAGAGGGACTGGCTAAGAGAGAAGGCCGAGCTGCTAGAAAGGTTCGATGTGGAGAGGAGAGAGTGGGAGTGCCAGCTGAAGGATATGCAGAAGAAAATAGAAGAG CTGTACTGCGAGGTGAGATCCAGTCGAGGGGGTCCGGCCCTGGACAGCATGAAGCAGGACGACGACGCGGTGCACCGACTCAGCATGCGCTCCACCAGCACGGGCTCCAGCCTGCTCAGCGACAACTCCCGGTCGGACCTGCTCAGTAGCAGCACTCCGTCAGAACCAACCAGAAACCCACCTTCACCTGGATTAGGTTTGAACAGAAACATCAGCACCGACGGCGACAGCCCGTGTGGATTTAACGTGGATGTGCGGTTCAGTCAGAGCGATCCCTTACAACCCGAGCTTCTGGTTGAAACTAGATCCAGAGAAACCTGGAAGCAAGACTCATTGGGTGATAATAAGAAAGCTGGAGGTATCCCAGAGCTGGAGGCTTTTTACTGTGGAGCGCCGGATAGTGGGACGCCACAGGAATACGTTTCCATAGGGAGTGATGAAGGTCTCCAAGGAATTCCTCCGGAGAGTCCTCTCTGGGCCAGACTGAGTTATGGGAGTGACAAGAAGAAGAATACGACTGCTCTCAATGCT GCTCTAAAGGAAATAGCCCGCGTTAGCGAGGAGCTTTGTAGCTACCAAGACGAGATCAGGAAAAAGAGCGGAGATAAGAG GAACCAATCCGAATCCTTGTGTCCATCTGAGGGATGTGAAAAAAGCTTTCTGCAGGTAGAAGAGGCTCCTTGCGACCTTAGCCAGATCTACGATGACCTCCGGGCTCTGCAGCGAGAAAACTGGATCATGTTGTCACCAGAAAGCACCTGGAGAGCCAACAGAAGTTCAAGCGACACCTGGATGACAAACACCTCTGATCAGTATCGCTACAGAGACGCAGAGACAAGTCCTGAAGAATCCTCTGACATGGAGACGGCGGCTCCACCCATTCCTCCTCGTACTTCCTCCTGGAACCTAAACTCCTCTAATCCAGACACAGAACTGCACATCCCAGAGTCCCCTATGGCAACAATGAGGAAGTGCCATAGCCCCTCTGTTCTGTTGGACAGAAAATGTAACAGCCCATCCATTGTCAGGAAGTTTGAGGCCATGCTTCAGGAAAATGAGGGAAAAGTCTTTAAAGACGGCATGCTAACATCCTGCTCTATACCTTCCAACTCCATCTGCAACACGGGCTGCTGCCACAATCGCTGGTCCTGTGACGCCAGCAAGTTGACCCACAATAAACAGTTGACGTACGGGACCGTCCAGAAAAGCTTCTCCGAGGTCAACATATTGACTGCTGGGAAAGATCTGTGCCCAGAGAAAAACTCTGATGTTGGAAAGGTCCAAGTGTTTCCAGTTATCCAGGAATTCCCTGTGGATTCGGTCTCACAAGGAATCCAGTCTCTTAGTCCCAGCCTCCAGGGCTCCAGAAGAAACCTGATGCTGGAGCGAAAAACAGCCGAGTTCAACAGAACTTTGTTTCAGGCTGAGATGGGCCGGGGCGTGGATGTACAAGAGACCTGTTTTGAGGAATGCCAACCAGTGTTTGGAACATCAAGCCACATATTACCACCCAAGGACGCTACAACTCCATCCATGTGCCCTGATGTTTCCACTGACATCAcagattcatattttaaagcGTCACCATCACCCTCTATCGCAACTTCTACCAAACAGAACACTGAATCGGAGCCAGTGCAGATGAGGTGCGCTTCCAAAGAAACACCTTCCGTCCTCTCACTGGAAGAGCCACATCCTGGATTCAAGGACGCTCCAAAACCCTCCCAGAGTGAGGTGAAGcacaaactgcaaaaaacagGCAGCTTCTCCAGGAAATCCCAACAAAGAGCAACCCACGAGCCTCCTTCGTCTGTGATCACCCAGCCAGATGAATCTGTGGAGAGTTCCAATTCTAACAGGGAAAATCCCCACGAAACAAAACCTCAGCCGGCCAGAGGCAGCGTCTCCCCGCTTCAGCCGTCTGTCGAGAGCAAGAAAAGACATGTGGCGCAGCCAAGACAGAGGTCAGACTCTCCTCACCAGCCCGACTCCTCCAGACCCATCCCTCGCATCATGAACGAACATCCGTGGAAGCCTCTCACCCTCGCTGCGTACCCTCGACCAGAGGGTTCCAGATCCAACTACGGCGCCGTGGAAAGGATTCTGAAAAACTACGAGAGCGCCGCACGAGCGCAGCAGAACGAGATGGTTTCCAACCCCACAGAACTGGACATGCTGGACATGGACCCTCTGCCTTTAAGTCCCACTCTGAGACACATGCACCCATTACCCACTGCACAGGTCAGCCTCCACAGCATCAATGAGGTGCAGCTGAAAGTGCAG GAAGACGAAGAGTCCTCGGTCACGCCTCCCTCCGTCCACAAGAACTTTTCGAGGCCCGCCCGTCCTGCCAACCGTCGCCTCCCGTCCAGATGGGCCAGCCGTTCCTCCACGTCGTCCTCCTCTCCCTCATCCTCTCCGTGCACCACGCCCGTCGTCCCTGCTTCCTTTCCTCTCCAGAAACACTCTTCCTCCTTCACTTACACGCACAGCTTTCACCTAGAGACCGTCATCATTTGA
- the echdc1 gene encoding ethylmalonyl-CoA decarboxylase isoform X1 has protein sequence MVLCALNTQLLRSSSCCALMARLPTSGRRRCCLYSSSQAFNQEEIRQKLRAFPGGSVDLLKQDSGVAVLTINNPARMNAFSGSMMVDLEEKVSQLENWTEGKSLVVRGAAETFCSGSDLNAVRAISSPQDGMKMCMFMQDALTRLLRLPLVSVALVEGRALGGGAELTTACDFRLMATGSVIQFVHKHMGLVPGWGGAARLVHIVGSQNALKLLGGAVKVDPERGLDVGLADGVLEADEDTPGAGTPVQQAEDWLRRYTEGPVPVIQAVKKVVLAGRELPLLEALRMEKDVFGTVWGAPANLQALASKSKHK, from the exons atggtcCTCTGCGCCCTGAACACACAGCTCctgaggagcagcagctgttgCGCTCTCATGGCCAG GTTGCCGACCTCgggccgccgccgctgctgcctTTACTCCAGCTCCCAGGCCTTCAACCAAGAGGAGATCAGACAGAAGCTGCGGGCCTTCCCTGGAGGCTCCGTTGACCTGCTGAAGCAGGACTCTGGTGTGGCTGTGCTGACCATCAACAACCCCGCTCGCATGAACGCCTTCTCCG GCAGCATGATGGTGGACCTGGAGGAGAAGGTGAGCCAGCTGGAGAACTGGACTGAAGGCAAAAGCCTGGTCGTTCGGGGCGCTGCCGAGACATTCTGCTCCGGGTCCGACCTCAACGCAGTCCGAGCGATATCCAGCCCCCAG GACGGGATGAAAATGTGCATGTTCATGCAGGACGCTCTCACAAGACTGCTCAG GCTGCCCCTGGTCTCCGTTGCACTGGTGGAGGGCAGAGCCCTGGGAGGAGGCGCAGAACTCACCACCGCCTGCGATTTTAG ATTAATGGCAACAGGCAGCGTGATCCAGTTTGTCCACAAACACATGGGTCTGGTCCCAGGATGGGGCGGCGCTGCGCGACTCGTCCACATCGTTGGAAGCCAGAATGCTCTCAAGCTGCTTGGCGGCGCCGTGAAAGTGGACCCTGAACGCGGCCTAGACGTCGGACTGGCAGACGGAGTCCTGGAGGCCGACGAGGACACCCCGGGTGCCGGCACCCCCGTGCAGCAGGCCGAAGACTGGCTCCGCCGCTACACCGAAGGACCAGTCCCTGTGATCCAGGCGGTGAAAAAAGTAGTGCTGGCAGGAAGAGAACTCCCCCTGCTGGAGGCTCTGCGGATGGAGAAGGATGTGTTTGGGACTGTGTGGGGTGCTCCGGCTAATCTGCAAGCCTTGGCCAGCAAGTCCAAGCACAAATAA
- the echdc1 gene encoding ethylmalonyl-CoA decarboxylase isoform X2, whose amino-acid sequence MMVDLEEKVSQLENWTEGKSLVVRGAAETFCSGSDLNAVRAISSPQDGMKMCMFMQDALTRLLRLPLVSVALVEGRALGGGAELTTACDFRLMATGSVIQFVHKHMGLVPGWGGAARLVHIVGSQNALKLLGGAVKVDPERGLDVGLADGVLEADEDTPGAGTPVQQAEDWLRRYTEGPVPVIQAVKKVVLAGRELPLLEALRMEKDVFGTVWGAPANLQALASKSKHK is encoded by the exons ATGATGGTGGACCTGGAGGAGAAGGTGAGCCAGCTGGAGAACTGGACTGAAGGCAAAAGCCTGGTCGTTCGGGGCGCTGCCGAGACATTCTGCTCCGGGTCCGACCTCAACGCAGTCCGAGCGATATCCAGCCCCCAG GACGGGATGAAAATGTGCATGTTCATGCAGGACGCTCTCACAAGACTGCTCAG GCTGCCCCTGGTCTCCGTTGCACTGGTGGAGGGCAGAGCCCTGGGAGGAGGCGCAGAACTCACCACCGCCTGCGATTTTAG ATTAATGGCAACAGGCAGCGTGATCCAGTTTGTCCACAAACACATGGGTCTGGTCCCAGGATGGGGCGGCGCTGCGCGACTCGTCCACATCGTTGGAAGCCAGAATGCTCTCAAGCTGCTTGGCGGCGCCGTGAAAGTGGACCCTGAACGCGGCCTAGACGTCGGACTGGCAGACGGAGTCCTGGAGGCCGACGAGGACACCCCGGGTGCCGGCACCCCCGTGCAGCAGGCCGAAGACTGGCTCCGCCGCTACACCGAAGGACCAGTCCCTGTGATCCAGGCGGTGAAAAAAGTAGTGCTGGCAGGAAGAGAACTCCCCCTGCTGGAGGCTCTGCGGATGGAGAAGGATGTGTTTGGGACTGTGTGGGGTGCTCCGGCTAATCTGCAAGCCTTGGCCAGCAAGTCCAAGCACAAATAA
- the mtcl3 gene encoding uncharacterized protein KIAA0408 isoform X2 — MWSAFMNGAGLQGGGGGGGYVQSQGWEFVPRSRIEKADRGRGKNRSPLRRISSPPTVFSHIQEPPIGASQTAGEGGAGTQQLEVLRGQMWPGPEPQQQQQQQQQMQNIRLKKKLEDLKKRHVQDKEEWMREKESLLRQVADIQGGENRRILLDLKTVLEEVQAEVKKEEEKRSELQLQYTRDRCAWELEKAELKCRIAQLEAREARGLGSGGLQLAAGLGSVTSQSPRESNSETSMLRREREEQRRILADTHSTAMDLRCRLDHNERDWLREKAELLERFDVERREWECQLKDMQKKIEELYCEVRSSRGGPALDSMKQDDDAVHRLSMRSTSTGSSLLSDNSRSDLLSSSTPSEPTRNPPSPGLGLNRNISTDGDSPCGFNVDVRFSQSDPLQPELLVETRSRETWKQDSLGDNKKAGGIPELEAFYCGAPDSGTPQEYVSIGSDEGLQGIPPESPLWARLSYGSDKKKNTTALNAALKEIARVSEELCSYQDEIRKKSGDKRNQSESLCPSEGCEKSFLQVEEAPCDLSQIYDDLRALQRENWIMLSPESTWRANRSSSDTWMTNTSDQYRYRDAETSPEESSDMETAAPPIPPRTSSWNLNSSNPDTELHIPESPMATMRKCHSPSVLLDRKCNSPSIVRKFEAMLQENEGKVFKDGMLTSCSIPSNSICNTGCCHNRWSCDASKLTHNKQLTYGTVQKSFSEVNILTAGKDLCPEKNSDVGKVQVFPVIQEFPVDSVSQGIQSLSPSLQGSRRNLMLERKTAEFNRTLFQAEMGRGVDVQETCFEECQPVFGTSSHILPPKDATTPSMCPDVSTDITDSYFKASPSPSIATSTKQNTESEPVQMRCASKETPSVLSLEEPHPGFKDAPKPSQSEVKHKLQKTGSFSRKSQQRATHEPPSSVITQPDESVESSNSNRENPHETKPQPARGSVSPLQPSVESKKRHVAQPRQRSDSPHQPDSSRPIPRIMNEHPWKPLTLAAYPRPEGSRSNYGAVERILKNYESAARAQQNEMVSNPTELDMLDMDPLPLSPTLRHMHPLPTAQVSLHSINEVQLKVQAQEDNRWNT; from the exons ATGTGGAGCGCCTTTATGAATGGCGCAGGGCTGCAgggaggcggcggcggcgggggCTATGTGCAGTCCCAGGGGTGGGAGTTTGTGCCTCGCTCCAGGATTGAGAAGGCTGACAGGGGCCGGGGCAAAAACCGCAGCCCGCTAAGGAGGATCTCCTCCCCGCCCACCGTTTTCAGCCACATCCAGGAGCCCCCGATCGGCGCTTCGCAAACTGCAGGAGAGGGAGGGGCAGGGACCCAGCAGCTCGAGGTCCTCAGGGGACAAATGTGGCCGGGCCCCGaaccccagcagcagcagcagcagcagcagcaaatgcaGAACATACGGCTTAAAAAGAAACTAGAGGATCTGAAAAAGCGACACGTTCAGGATAAAGAAGAATGGATGCGAGAGAAGGAGTCCTTATTGAGACAAGTTGCTGACATCCAA GGTGGGGAGAACAGGAGGATTCTGCTGGACCTGAAGACGGTTCTGGAGGAGGTGCAGGCTGAGgtgaagaaagaggaggagaagaggagcgAGCTCCAGCTGCAGTACACCAGAGACAGATGTGCCTGGGAGCTTGAGAAAGCTGAGCTCAAATGCAGGATTGCACAG CTGGAAGCTAGAGAAGCCAGAGGATTAGGGAGCGGAGGCCTCCAGTTGGCTGCGGGTCTCGGATCGGTGACGTCACAGAGTCCCCGCGAATCGAACAGCGAGACCTCGATGCTCCGCCGGGAGAGGGAAGAGCAGCGGAGGATCCTGGCCGACACGCACTCTACAGCCATGGACCTGCGCTGTCGTCTGGATCACAACGAGAGGGACTGGCTAAGAGAGAAGGCCGAGCTGCTAGAAAGGTTCGATGTGGAGAGGAGAGAGTGGGAGTGCCAGCTGAAGGATATGCAGAAGAAAATAGAAGAG CTGTACTGCGAGGTGAGATCCAGTCGAGGGGGTCCGGCCCTGGACAGCATGAAGCAGGACGACGACGCGGTGCACCGACTCAGCATGCGCTCCACCAGCACGGGCTCCAGCCTGCTCAGCGACAACTCCCGGTCGGACCTGCTCAGTAGCAGCACTCCGTCAGAACCAACCAGAAACCCACCTTCACCTGGATTAGGTTTGAACAGAAACATCAGCACCGACGGCGACAGCCCGTGTGGATTTAACGTGGATGTGCGGTTCAGTCAGAGCGATCCCTTACAACCCGAGCTTCTGGTTGAAACTAGATCCAGAGAAACCTGGAAGCAAGACTCATTGGGTGATAATAAGAAAGCTGGAGGTATCCCAGAGCTGGAGGCTTTTTACTGTGGAGCGCCGGATAGTGGGACGCCACAGGAATACGTTTCCATAGGGAGTGATGAAGGTCTCCAAGGAATTCCTCCGGAGAGTCCTCTCTGGGCCAGACTGAGTTATGGGAGTGACAAGAAGAAGAATACGACTGCTCTCAATGCT GCTCTAAAGGAAATAGCCCGCGTTAGCGAGGAGCTTTGTAGCTACCAAGACGAGATCAGGAAAAAGAGCGGAGATAAGAG GAACCAATCCGAATCCTTGTGTCCATCTGAGGGATGTGAAAAAAGCTTTCTGCAGGTAGAAGAGGCTCCTTGCGACCTTAGCCAGATCTACGATGACCTCCGGGCTCTGCAGCGAGAAAACTGGATCATGTTGTCACCAGAAAGCACCTGGAGAGCCAACAGAAGTTCAAGCGACACCTGGATGACAAACACCTCTGATCAGTATCGCTACAGAGACGCAGAGACAAGTCCTGAAGAATCCTCTGACATGGAGACGGCGGCTCCACCCATTCCTCCTCGTACTTCCTCCTGGAACCTAAACTCCTCTAATCCAGACACAGAACTGCACATCCCAGAGTCCCCTATGGCAACAATGAGGAAGTGCCATAGCCCCTCTGTTCTGTTGGACAGAAAATGTAACAGCCCATCCATTGTCAGGAAGTTTGAGGCCATGCTTCAGGAAAATGAGGGAAAAGTCTTTAAAGACGGCATGCTAACATCCTGCTCTATACCTTCCAACTCCATCTGCAACACGGGCTGCTGCCACAATCGCTGGTCCTGTGACGCCAGCAAGTTGACCCACAATAAACAGTTGACGTACGGGACCGTCCAGAAAAGCTTCTCCGAGGTCAACATATTGACTGCTGGGAAAGATCTGTGCCCAGAGAAAAACTCTGATGTTGGAAAGGTCCAAGTGTTTCCAGTTATCCAGGAATTCCCTGTGGATTCGGTCTCACAAGGAATCCAGTCTCTTAGTCCCAGCCTCCAGGGCTCCAGAAGAAACCTGATGCTGGAGCGAAAAACAGCCGAGTTCAACAGAACTTTGTTTCAGGCTGAGATGGGCCGGGGCGTGGATGTACAAGAGACCTGTTTTGAGGAATGCCAACCAGTGTTTGGAACATCAAGCCACATATTACCACCCAAGGACGCTACAACTCCATCCATGTGCCCTGATGTTTCCACTGACATCAcagattcatattttaaagcGTCACCATCACCCTCTATCGCAACTTCTACCAAACAGAACACTGAATCGGAGCCAGTGCAGATGAGGTGCGCTTCCAAAGAAACACCTTCCGTCCTCTCACTGGAAGAGCCACATCCTGGATTCAAGGACGCTCCAAAACCCTCCCAGAGTGAGGTGAAGcacaaactgcaaaaaacagGCAGCTTCTCCAGGAAATCCCAACAAAGAGCAACCCACGAGCCTCCTTCGTCTGTGATCACCCAGCCAGATGAATCTGTGGAGAGTTCCAATTCTAACAGGGAAAATCCCCACGAAACAAAACCTCAGCCGGCCAGAGGCAGCGTCTCCCCGCTTCAGCCGTCTGTCGAGAGCAAGAAAAGACATGTGGCGCAGCCAAGACAGAGGTCAGACTCTCCTCACCAGCCCGACTCCTCCAGACCCATCCCTCGCATCATGAACGAACATCCGTGGAAGCCTCTCACCCTCGCTGCGTACCCTCGACCAGAGGGTTCCAGATCCAACTACGGCGCCGTGGAAAGGATTCTGAAAAACTACGAGAGCGCCGCACGAGCGCAGCAGAACGAGATGGTTTCCAACCCCACAGAACTGGACATGCTGGACATGGACCCTCTGCCTTTAAGTCCCACTCTGAGACACATGCACCCATTACCCACTGCACAGGTCAGCCTCCACAGCATCAATGAGGTGCAGCTGAAAGTGCAG GCTCAAGAAGACAACCGCTGGAACACGTGA
- the mtcl3 gene encoding uncharacterized protein KIAA0408 isoform X3, producing MLRREREEQRRILADTHSTAMDLRCRLDHNERDWLREKAELLERFDVERREWECQLKDMQKKIEELYCEVRSSRGGPALDSMKQDDDAVHRLSMRSTSTGSSLLSDNSRSDLLSSSTPSEPTRNPPSPGLGLNRNISTDGDSPCGFNVDVRFSQSDPLQPELLVETRSRETWKQDSLGDNKKAGGIPELEAFYCGAPDSGTPQEYVSIGSDEGLQGIPPESPLWARLSYGSDKKKNTTALNAALKEIARVSEELCSYQDEIRKKSGDKRNQSESLCPSEGCEKSFLQVEEAPCDLSQIYDDLRALQRENWIMLSPESTWRANRSSSDTWMTNTSDQYRYRDAETSPEESSDMETAAPPIPPRTSSWNLNSSNPDTELHIPESPMATMRKCHSPSVLLDRKCNSPSIVRKFEAMLQENEGKVFKDGMLTSCSIPSNSICNTGCCHNRWSCDASKLTHNKQLTYGTVQKSFSEVNILTAGKDLCPEKNSDVGKVQVFPVIQEFPVDSVSQGIQSLSPSLQGSRRNLMLERKTAEFNRTLFQAEMGRGVDVQETCFEECQPVFGTSSHILPPKDATTPSMCPDVSTDITDSYFKASPSPSIATSTKQNTESEPVQMRCASKETPSVLSLEEPHPGFKDAPKPSQSEVKHKLQKTGSFSRKSQQRATHEPPSSVITQPDESVESSNSNRENPHETKPQPARGSVSPLQPSVESKKRHVAQPRQRSDSPHQPDSSRPIPRIMNEHPWKPLTLAAYPRPEGSRSNYGAVERILKNYESAARAQQNEMVSNPTELDMLDMDPLPLSPTLRHMHPLPTAQVSLHSINEVQLKVQEDEESSVTPPSVHKNFSRPARPANRRLPSRWASRSSTSSSSPSSSPCTTPVVPASFPLQKHSSSFTYTHSFHLETVII from the exons ATGCTCCGCCGGGAGAGGGAAGAGCAGCGGAGGATCCTGGCCGACACGCACTCTACAGCCATGGACCTGCGCTGTCGTCTGGATCACAACGAGAGGGACTGGCTAAGAGAGAAGGCCGAGCTGCTAGAAAGGTTCGATGTGGAGAGGAGAGAGTGGGAGTGCCAGCTGAAGGATATGCAGAAGAAAATAGAAGAG CTGTACTGCGAGGTGAGATCCAGTCGAGGGGGTCCGGCCCTGGACAGCATGAAGCAGGACGACGACGCGGTGCACCGACTCAGCATGCGCTCCACCAGCACGGGCTCCAGCCTGCTCAGCGACAACTCCCGGTCGGACCTGCTCAGTAGCAGCACTCCGTCAGAACCAACCAGAAACCCACCTTCACCTGGATTAGGTTTGAACAGAAACATCAGCACCGACGGCGACAGCCCGTGTGGATTTAACGTGGATGTGCGGTTCAGTCAGAGCGATCCCTTACAACCCGAGCTTCTGGTTGAAACTAGATCCAGAGAAACCTGGAAGCAAGACTCATTGGGTGATAATAAGAAAGCTGGAGGTATCCCAGAGCTGGAGGCTTTTTACTGTGGAGCGCCGGATAGTGGGACGCCACAGGAATACGTTTCCATAGGGAGTGATGAAGGTCTCCAAGGAATTCCTCCGGAGAGTCCTCTCTGGGCCAGACTGAGTTATGGGAGTGACAAGAAGAAGAATACGACTGCTCTCAATGCT GCTCTAAAGGAAATAGCCCGCGTTAGCGAGGAGCTTTGTAGCTACCAAGACGAGATCAGGAAAAAGAGCGGAGATAAGAG GAACCAATCCGAATCCTTGTGTCCATCTGAGGGATGTGAAAAAAGCTTTCTGCAGGTAGAAGAGGCTCCTTGCGACCTTAGCCAGATCTACGATGACCTCCGGGCTCTGCAGCGAGAAAACTGGATCATGTTGTCACCAGAAAGCACCTGGAGAGCCAACAGAAGTTCAAGCGACACCTGGATGACAAACACCTCTGATCAGTATCGCTACAGAGACGCAGAGACAAGTCCTGAAGAATCCTCTGACATGGAGACGGCGGCTCCACCCATTCCTCCTCGTACTTCCTCCTGGAACCTAAACTCCTCTAATCCAGACACAGAACTGCACATCCCAGAGTCCCCTATGGCAACAATGAGGAAGTGCCATAGCCCCTCTGTTCTGTTGGACAGAAAATGTAACAGCCCATCCATTGTCAGGAAGTTTGAGGCCATGCTTCAGGAAAATGAGGGAAAAGTCTTTAAAGACGGCATGCTAACATCCTGCTCTATACCTTCCAACTCCATCTGCAACACGGGCTGCTGCCACAATCGCTGGTCCTGTGACGCCAGCAAGTTGACCCACAATAAACAGTTGACGTACGGGACCGTCCAGAAAAGCTTCTCCGAGGTCAACATATTGACTGCTGGGAAAGATCTGTGCCCAGAGAAAAACTCTGATGTTGGAAAGGTCCAAGTGTTTCCAGTTATCCAGGAATTCCCTGTGGATTCGGTCTCACAAGGAATCCAGTCTCTTAGTCCCAGCCTCCAGGGCTCCAGAAGAAACCTGATGCTGGAGCGAAAAACAGCCGAGTTCAACAGAACTTTGTTTCAGGCTGAGATGGGCCGGGGCGTGGATGTACAAGAGACCTGTTTTGAGGAATGCCAACCAGTGTTTGGAACATCAAGCCACATATTACCACCCAAGGACGCTACAACTCCATCCATGTGCCCTGATGTTTCCACTGACATCAcagattcatattttaaagcGTCACCATCACCCTCTATCGCAACTTCTACCAAACAGAACACTGAATCGGAGCCAGTGCAGATGAGGTGCGCTTCCAAAGAAACACCTTCCGTCCTCTCACTGGAAGAGCCACATCCTGGATTCAAGGACGCTCCAAAACCCTCCCAGAGTGAGGTGAAGcacaaactgcaaaaaacagGCAGCTTCTCCAGGAAATCCCAACAAAGAGCAACCCACGAGCCTCCTTCGTCTGTGATCACCCAGCCAGATGAATCTGTGGAGAGTTCCAATTCTAACAGGGAAAATCCCCACGAAACAAAACCTCAGCCGGCCAGAGGCAGCGTCTCCCCGCTTCAGCCGTCTGTCGAGAGCAAGAAAAGACATGTGGCGCAGCCAAGACAGAGGTCAGACTCTCCTCACCAGCCCGACTCCTCCAGACCCATCCCTCGCATCATGAACGAACATCCGTGGAAGCCTCTCACCCTCGCTGCGTACCCTCGACCAGAGGGTTCCAGATCCAACTACGGCGCCGTGGAAAGGATTCTGAAAAACTACGAGAGCGCCGCACGAGCGCAGCAGAACGAGATGGTTTCCAACCCCACAGAACTGGACATGCTGGACATGGACCCTCTGCCTTTAAGTCCCACTCTGAGACACATGCACCCATTACCCACTGCACAGGTCAGCCTCCACAGCATCAATGAGGTGCAGCTGAAAGTGCAG GAAGACGAAGAGTCCTCGGTCACGCCTCCCTCCGTCCACAAGAACTTTTCGAGGCCCGCCCGTCCTGCCAACCGTCGCCTCCCGTCCAGATGGGCCAGCCGTTCCTCCACGTCGTCCTCCTCTCCCTCATCCTCTCCGTGCACCACGCCCGTCGTCCCTGCTTCCTTTCCTCTCCAGAAACACTCTTCCTCCTTCACTTACACGCACAGCTTTCACCTAGAGACCGTCATCATTTGA